From one Streptomyces chromofuscus genomic stretch:
- a CDS encoding alpha/beta fold hydrolase, translating to MTAFVLPHELHGDGTHKVFAVHGWFADRSAYAPVLPDLDRTSFQYALVDLRGYGRARHADGAYTTGEAALDLVALADRLGWARFSVVGHSMGGAVAQRLLAVAPDRLRAVVGVSPVPASGLALPPEQWELFAQAADRPENRRAIIDVTTGGRRPAAWLDRMVARSLADSDAKAFRAWLDSWAREDFHKRVEGSTVPALAVAGALDPALSAGLLRRTWLTWYARAELHELPCAGHYAMDETPLELIRVVEDFLRRHPGGETADKAPA from the coding sequence ATGACTGCCTTCGTGCTCCCCCATGAGCTGCACGGCGACGGCACCCACAAGGTGTTCGCCGTGCACGGCTGGTTCGCCGACCGGTCCGCGTATGCGCCCGTGCTGCCGGACCTGGACCGTACGTCCTTCCAGTACGCGCTCGTCGATCTGCGCGGCTACGGTCGGGCCCGGCACGCGGACGGCGCGTACACGACCGGTGAGGCGGCGCTGGACCTGGTGGCGCTGGCCGACCGGCTGGGCTGGGCCCGGTTCTCCGTCGTCGGGCACTCCATGGGCGGCGCGGTCGCCCAGCGGCTGCTCGCCGTCGCGCCGGACCGGCTGCGCGCGGTGGTGGGCGTCTCCCCGGTGCCCGCCTCCGGGCTCGCGCTGCCGCCCGAGCAGTGGGAGCTGTTCGCGCAGGCCGCGGACCGGCCGGAGAACCGGCGCGCGATCATCGACGTCACCACGGGCGGCCGCCGTCCGGCCGCCTGGCTGGACCGCATGGTCGCCCGCTCGCTGGCGGACAGCGACGCGAAGGCGTTCCGCGCCTGGCTGGACTCATGGGCCCGCGAGGACTTCCACAAGCGGGTCGAGGGCTCGACGGTCCCCGCGCTCGCCGTGGCCGGGGCGCTCGACCCGGCTCTGTCGGCCGGTCTGCTCCGCCGGACCTGGCTGACCTGGTACGCCCGCGCCGAACTGCACGAGCTGCCGTGCGCGGGCCACTACGCGATGGACGAGACCCCGCTGGAACTGATCCGCGTGGTGGAGGACTTCCTGCGCCGGCACCCGGGCGGCGAGACGGCCGACAAGGCCCCGGCGTGA